From Gemmatimonadota bacterium:
CTTGCGGAAGTCGCCGCGCTTCTTCCGCACGTCCAGCGGTGTGAGCTCGATCATCTGCGGTTCCCGTTCAGGGTGCTTGGATGCGCTCTCCGAAGAGGGCGGTGCCGATGCGGATCATCGTGCTGCCCTCCTCGATCGCGATCTCGTAGTCGTTGGTCATCCCCATCGAGAGCTCCGTGCCCTCGTATCCCGCCACGGCCCGACGGGCGTCCTCGTGCAGCGCCCGCAACCGGCGGAACGTCTCACGTACGGGCTCTTCCTCCTCCACGAACGGCGCCATGGTCATGAGACCCCGGACGAGCAGGCCCGGGAGCGTCACCAGGCGGGTCAGCGCCTCGGGAGCCTCCTCCACGGTGAAGCCGCCCTTGGATCCTTCTCCGGAGGTGTTCACCTGCACCAGCACGGGGAGGCGGCGCCCCGTCTCGTCGGCCACCCGGTCGAGGCGCTCCGCCAGGCGCACCGAGTCCAGCGCGTGGAACAGATGGGCCGCCTCCACCGCGTCGGGGGCCTTGCGACGCTGCACATGCCCGATCAGGTGCCAGCGCACGTCCGGGTCGGGAAAGGCGCCGCGCCGCTCGACGAGCGACTCCGGGCGGTTCTCCGCCAGATCGCAGAGCCCGGCGGCGCGGGCGGCGCGCACCGCGGCCAGCGGGTGGCCCTTGGTCACCGCCAGGAGCCGCACGGCGTCCGCGGGCCGCCCCGAACGCACCGCCGCGTCCTGCATGCGTCGCCGGAGCTCCGGCAACGCGACGGACACACGCTCGTGGTAGGCCTGCTCGGGCGGGGTCAGGGGGGGACCCCGCTCCGCGTCCGACTCGTAGACCGCCCGTGGCAAACCCGCGCTCCTCCCGTTCCTGGACAGACTGTTAATTGTAGTGCTCGCTCCGCTCGGAAACCACGGATCCGGACACCCTCCCAACGCAACGAGGCCCCGCCGGACCGAGT
This genomic window contains:
- a CDS encoding YggS family pyridoxal phosphate-dependent enzyme, which translates into the protein MPRAVYESDAERGPPLTPPEQAYHERVSVALPELRRRMQDAAVRSGRPADAVRLLAVTKGHPLAAVRAARAAGLCDLAENRPESLVERRGAFPDPDVRWHLIGHVQRRKAPDAVEAAHLFHALDSVRLAERLDRVADETGRRLPVLVQVNTSGEGSKGGFTVEEAPEALTRLVTLPGLLVRGLMTMAPFVEEEEPVRETFRRLRALHEDARRAVAGYEGTELSMGMTNDYEIAIEEGSTMIRIGTALFGERIQAP